The Mangifera indica cultivar Alphonso chromosome 12, CATAS_Mindica_2.1, whole genome shotgun sequence DNA window GATAATATATTTCAAACATTAGAAGTCGCAGCAATGACAGCCTTTGCGTTataatattcttaattaatttatttttttaatgagaacAGGTAAATCACGGTTACTGtaatagataatttaaaattcgtCATATTATAACACCttattatccaatcacatattaagtttttaatttaaaaaaaaaaaccatattaGTGAAATTCTGATCTTTCACAAAAGAAATtcttccaattaacccttaacTCTTCTATTAGGTTATTCTCTTGGAAGTTGTAAAGAAGTCGAAGAAAATTGGATGGTAGGAGCATCATTCTCACTTGCTTCGTCTTGTGCTGCTTAGGGGACAGAAACATCACCAGCTTGAGGAGGCTGCCCTGTTTCCTGTTCCATACCCTTACGAAAAAAGTCCACACAATACTTCTCCTTCTCTTACTCATCCGACAATTCTTCCTAGCTTTCTTCTCCAGTACCGCATAGCCTGCCGACCATCCTTCACCGCTTTCAACTCAAGCTTGTCCCTTCATTAATACACAATACAACAAGCATACCCAAGTTGCACGTGTAAGCACAAGTGGTAATTTTTTGACGCCTGAAACTGAGCTAATCTAAGCAATTCAATGAAAACCcagaaagggaaaggaaggtaTTTGAGAGGGCGGCCTTCGACGCCGGAGTTCTTGGAGGAGAAGGAATCCCGTGAGGTAATCTTCTTCTTGGCGCAGTGGAACTCAACATCAGGACCTTTCAATTCTTGGGACTTTTTGGATTCTTCCTGCGACTTATAGAGCTGGGCTTTGAGTTCCGAGATAGAAGATGGATCTACTTCTTCGATTGAGCGTTGTTTCTTGGGGATGATTGATGATTCCGTTAGCCATCCCAGCGATTCAACCACAaccctcttctttctctcttcttcttccgcCATTAATGACCCCAATTTGGCTATTGAAGCTTTAACTGATTCGGACAATTCGGGATTGAAATTGATTGATAAGTGCTGCTCTTGCTGCGGCTAAATCTTCTTTCTCGTAATTTCTTTTCTCCGCCGTGCTGAGTAAAACGACATGCCGTTTGGATTGGAAATCTAGAGGTGGGCAAATGTTATAGACACCCCTTTACAGTTGCGGTTCATCCTTAGAagattaattttacaatttctttatcaAACTGGCAAAATTCTGTCTCAGAAACTTAAAAGAGAAGTGTAAGAAAGAAATGATGAAATGGTGATGTTGACGCTTGGGATGCATTTGGAAGTCAAATCATCGGATTTTGCTGGTTTAAAGGAAGACGGGGTACAGGTAACAGGAAAATGGAAAGAGATTCGGATCGAGTTTGCTCATAGCTACCATTCCCCGATAGAAGAATTAATCAATCCCGAATAAGAACCTTCAAACTCTACTGGgtatttaatattagtaaaattacgTGTTCAATCAATGATCACAAATTTACACATAAATGATGAtacatttgattaaatattattttatttttaattcaaaatcacacaattatataatgataagcTATCGcttgtgtataaatttatacttatttatacactttgttttattaatttctgatatagttttattgattttacatTCACTGTGTCATTTAGCATCATTCACTGCTGTCAACAGATTGAATCTGAATAGGATTTACTAGCACAGATAATACATTATCTCTGGTCTGACCAACTTCAATCCCATGCCCATCTCCATGCTGGTACATGCACTGAGCCATTCTGCCCAGATTCATTGCAATGTCAATGAAAGTTGTCGACAAGTGAGGATTTTCAAGCCGATCTCTGTTCATCTTCATCCATGTCGCAGCAATCATCTCTCCTATGTGTTCTCGGCCATCCGCCTCGGACGCTCCAGTTTCATGCATGTAACATTGTATAGATTTAGCGACATCTCCTCTTTCCAATTCGTCCTGAATCACAAataacatgaaaagaaaattacagtTTATCATATAAACTTACTGTTTTTGCTTAAAATCAATTGCAGAGGTTGTGGTGTTGCTCAGCTCACCGATGATGTTCCTAAGTCATTTGCAAGTCTTAAAATCGTTGATGACCAACAGATTATATTGCTATATTCTTCCAAGCATTCTATGGCCTCCTTTGTAAGTGGATCTGTATCGAGAAAATAAGCATGCACTAGAAGCAGAGGACCCGTTACGGAAATCCATGCATTGTTCATGTATTCTGCAAGGGTTGGGATGTGTCCGCTATGATACCGCTTTGCCTCCAATAGATAGATTTTGCATAAATCTGTCCACTGAATCAATTCGCAATAACATTAATTACACGAATAACTTAAGAAATCATGacatgaaaattttgtaaacgTAACATGTTGGTCAAGGAACTCGGCCCATTAAGATCTTGATCGCTTTATAAACATAGTTCATCATGGTTTTAAGCATTTTGACAATGGATTTAAATTGAGCCGGTATAAAGATCTTGTAGTTTGAGCTAGGTtggaataaaaatgaaattaatcagagtttgttgaattaaaaataagaatagtttgagttcaactcaatCCCTAAAGTGGAAGTTTGTAACTCAACTtgattttacggtttgaattcTCGGTTCAAtgataaaaaaactttattttacctaataatagacgaaataacatcattttgacAATTGTTAAATATAACTAAAATCAAACCGTGAgctaaattcaaaccaaattgatttaTCACCTGATTCATGAACCGCACTCCCTATAACTTAAATTTGTCTCAagttcgatttaaataaattcaaacgaaatcgaattaaaccaaactaatttttaagattGAGTCAGTTCAATTCAGATCCAACTCTACCCTAACTCTCACTCAAGATATTGTTCGCCGTTTTACAACTTAAAAAGCGACTTGACAAAccaatttttcttatattattccCAAACTTTGTGAGATACTCATTCACATAATATCTCGTGCTTTGGCAGGATGGGTTGAATTACCGCTTTCTTAAGGCAAGGAATAATGTCAACTCCGTGCACTTTGAGAACATGCAAAGCCATGTCGTTTACGAAATTGAGGAGAACAAGATAACAAATCTTCATAAAATCTGGAAGCTGCTCCATTGCATTGACGTCCCATCTAAATTATAGAGCAAATTTCAGTGAAATTCATGTCTGCAATATCAAACTGTTGGGCTAAATATATATGAACGACTAACCTTTCAATGGCATGTGTGAAGAGTTCCAGTTCGTCCATTGTACCATAAACGTCATAAACATCGTCAATTGTTGTTACCAGAACACCCGCCTTCGTCAACATCCATCTGAAGTATCCAAAGCGGGCCTCGGGTTTTAGCCCCAAAGCCCAGAAGAAATTCACCAGCAATCTGTCCCGTGCAAAACTTAGCTTCTCTCCATGACCTGTATTCCTCCACCAGCTTTATGGGACAATAAACATAGTTATATCAATGTAAGAAATGGTGggagaaaataaatattgtaatgTCCTGGTTCACACTGTCAACGTATTTCCGATTTAGACacaatttatcataatttgttTTCGAGTTTTGCAAAGTTTATAAGCTCACATATATATACGTAGTCTGGCGATGTGGGTTTCTATACATACCCAACATCTCATTGGTGCTTTGTCAATATAGGACCATTGCACAAGATCTTGGTCCAATGGTGCGACTTAGTGTGCTTTAGACATAGTTTATCACAATTTGCCTGACCCATTACACTTTAAATAGACAGTTCATCACGATTTTACTTCTAAAGTTTGCAACTCAAAGCACATATtgacaatttataaatttataatttatttaactaattatGCAATGTGAGATGCATTTGTATACCAAAGAGTTCTTTTGAGCTTTGTAGATCTAAGAGTATTTCTCAAGATACTGATCCTATTAGTTGACTAAATTTGATGGTTGGTTGTGTTGAGATTACCCTATTTTTTTCAAGCAAGGCCTATAAACATAACAAGTTGTGTCGAGATGTCATGAGAAGAACTACAAGTTGGCATGACATGACTCAGAAAAattctaaaacataaaaaatatatttttatatgcaagACTTGTTAAGATTGTGTCATAGGCAAGCACAGCCAACCAAAACCCACAATTTTGTAGGATTTGTCTTTTTCAAACTTACCTAGCCCAccaacattaaaatattattcgtTGTGAATAcatactcaatcacatattatCTGACTACCAAATATTATGGGTTCTTCACCTAATGCATCTCTCATACTTGTTCCGACTGAGATTTGTCGATTAATGTCCACTTATTTCCacaataaaaatgtgaaaatgtAAGCTAGATCAAGTATGATGCTCTTTGTCACTACATAATTAGGTCTCAAATTGGCATATATAAACAGTTTAGCCACTTACCTTGACACATATTTAAGATCTTCTTGGTGCATTACTTGCAGTGTATTGAAATGGAGTTTAGCAAGCTCAAGCAAGATGGGGTTGAAGTCATGTCTCGTCTCATATACATCGATAAACCACCTAGCTTCCATCCTTGGCACCCTCCAATGCAGTGGAAGCTCCAGTGCATGCTTCACTAATTTGGAAATATATTCGTCTTCACCTACCTTGTCCTTGATATACTCCTTCAGGTATGAGGCAGCAAAATTTTTGACAGAATGGAACATTTTACTCTCTTCCTCTTTCAATAGAAAAGCAGCTTCATACAGAAATAAAATTCCTTTACAATCATCACTACCACATGAATGGAAGCTTCCCTTCTCATCACTAAAACCATTGAAAACTTCTGCAAAAAGAAGACGCAATTTCAATGTTAGTTAGTTAGAATATCTCTTAGAATCAGTATTATTGTATGTGATACAAACTCAAGCTACAGAATTATTAGAAAAGTTATTGTTGGAGTGTCACTAGTGTTATTGTTTCTCTACCACCAAAAATCTACCTAATTTACTATTAGTCTAACGTCATTCATAACAAACTCAACAATCTTTAAATCGTAGGTGATGAGATGAGATTTTATCAAAGTTCAAAATTCCTAAACGACAACATAAACTCATCCAAATCCTAGATGACAAGATGAGATTTTATCAAAGTTCGTGAGTCCCATCCCCTATAAGACCTTGGGTTCAGCCAAGTCCCAGATGAGATGAGATTTTATCAAGAATCACACACATTAACGTGAGAGCAAGACTTTTCCATTCACTTTATATATCCATTAAGGTTTGACTTGTATTAAGGGATAAGACTTTTCCCCACACTTTATATAACCACACCCAACTTAATTCACAGTGTGGGATACTTTACAGTTCCCACCgtagttaattatttaaatatgcatTACCCTGTCCAACTTAATTTCCTTTATAGGCTCTGAATTACCTGCAGAAACATCATAGTAATGTTGTCTTAGGAGTCTAAACTCCAGAGCTACCGCATATAAACTATCTTGTTTATGCTTGTTCTTGTAGACCCTATCGAGAATTCTCTTTATCTCATCTTCAAACTGATAAGATAATCCAAGTCTTTGTAAGACATCAATGAGCTCCAGTTGCTGTACAGAATCCACCGCACTATCAAGCGTCAGCCTCACTTCTTCCTTCAGCTTTTCAGCCCGTTCCTCTGATGATTTTCCCTACACGATGTacacaaattataattacagGCCAtagtaaaactctaaaattactACTGTAGTTTTACAATTATACGCTACCAACCACATGGCTCTTCAGTGATTGAACAAAATCATCTCCCCAAATGGTAGGTTGGTAATTTGCTGATCGCCTAACAATGGCTTCATCTGACAGTTTGGCGGCACTGCTGCATTGGACTCTGCCTGGAACCACCGAATTGCTGCTGGATGTTCCGACTACGCTGCAACTTCTTGGAAGCAATCTGGTGAGAGTGGATGCAGGATTCATTAAAGCAAGCGGATAATAAAGAGCCACTATTAAGAAGGTTCAAGTTTTTTCAGTTACTTGGGAATGAACTCATCAATGTGGCTCTTTATATAGAAAAACTTCACGGAGACGTGGCAAGCTGCTGatcataactttttttaattttttccgaacaggaaaagaaaatgactcAGGTTAGACATTTTACTGGAAAAATGGCGTATGCAATCCATTTTCAACAATTGATATAGAGGGATGGGACTGTTGGACTTCTAAATCATAACGTGACTCACATGTTACtacattaaataatatattaattttaataaatttattatctaacAGATCATTATTTTGTCTCATATTGTGTACAACCAATTTTATTAGTCATGCCAAAAAACAATGATAGAGGCTATCGAAATAGTCGATCCTAAAAGATATTGTTATCCCGGAGATGTGAACATTCTCGAATTACCCAATCACCACAGTTATgccaaattatttatacatattagtaaaaaaaaaaattcatacagAAAGTATTATTCTTTCATACTAATATTCCCTCACagatcattaaaaaataagccAAGCTAGTCAAACAAATTCCTCAATGCGTTGCGTTTTCCACATGGTTCTGGCGGCAGCaccttttcattttctctctgaGTAACCACATGAAAGGAGCTGGTTCAATATTATTGCCTAAAATGAGACCTCACTTCTGCATGTAATCCCATTTGTCTTGTAAGAGATAAAAGAAAGCCAAGAAACAGATCTCAGCCGTGAAAAGTATAGCCCAAATTGCAGTGCTTCTCGATGTTTTATCATGATAAGCTTTTAAACCTGTGTAGATGTTGATGATCCCTACAAGAGAAGCTGTTGTTCCAAATAACCAATGCAGGAAGTACCATGTACTTCTTACATTTCCTCTGCACAAAAACAGAGATTATGAGGTAAATTACCATTAATCTATCTTGGCCACCTTCAAAAGTATTATCGAGTCTCTCTCACCCCAAAAATTAGTTCAACTAATATGCAATTTTCAATTATCCTCTCTTAATCACATGGGTGTTATCAACAATAATCTCCTCCTCAATTATTgctggattcaaattgagtgaGCTATTTGCTCAGTGTTTGGcttgatttgagtcaaattcaaattagacTTTAATTTGATAACTTAACTTTAGTTCAATTAAAACCCTCttttaatgatattgtttattttattaataatattatttattctgtcAATAACACTATATGTTTTATTGATAACCTTCAATGACATCTCTgaacaattcaaacaaattccAATTTGAAGTGACAATTTAAGAtatgagtcaaactcgagtcaGCACATGTTTGTGGTTGACTTAGCTCAAATCCTATCCTACCCTCATCTAAGTAGGCCAATCAAGGAGTAAAATGGCCAAACTTTCCCTTCATCTTAGCCTTTTAAATGAGAAAGTAAGAAGCAATCACCCTTCAATTGGGCCTTTGGATTACGAAGTTCAAACTCCAAATGGacaatttagataaaattatgggaaattgaaatttttaccactattttattccgtgtatacagaAATGCCACATATCCTAAAGTTTAAACATATATACCACAATAATAACCAACTTCcccaaaaatacccctctttaatctttcatgcagatattctctctcttcttccctgcaacttttttctctcttcttccttttctttcaaagtgataaatgaatcactctctcttcttctttatcttcaaaaacaaaagaaggaaggaaaatattgaattctttaaagtaaggataaccaaaaaaaaagagcaacccaaaaaaattcaaCCACATCCACTTTATATCTTGAAAGATATGACAATCAAAGAAGATCATTTAAtaagatttaactgaaaaaaataaaaaattaacatttgaggatttaaactgaaaaaaaatttacatttcactaaaaaaaaacgtaaaaaaaACTTGACGTTAACTGAAAAATAAGGGTTGGCGTACGCCAACCCTTCCTTAATTATATAAGGGTTGGCCGCAGACGCCAAcctttgttttatatatatatatattataatctataatatattataatattataatatataaaggttGGCGTCAAcctttgttatattttatatatatatataatataataatatatatatataatataatatattatattatattatattatataaaatatattatattataatataatataataacattatattataatttaatataatataattatatcataaaggGTTGGCGTGGTGACGCCAactctttgtctttttaatatttttgaggtgacgccaacccttagcttgttttaatgtttttgaGGTTGGCGTGTGGCCAACCCATGCcaactctttttaattttttttctagtttttttttttaaattaaatatctattttattcTGAAATCTGAAATCTATATAATAAGGTTCCATAGGTCCGCcaaccagtttttttttttctgccaacctttttaactttttttttcagtaaagaattcttaatctaaaatctatttctttttttaattttttcctttcttcttttgtttttgaagcatttattctattttccacatgattcttttatcactttgaaagaagaggaagaagagagaaaaaagttacagagaagaagagaaagaagaggggtattttggaaaagttgattattgttgtggtatatttgtttaagctttagaatagatgacatttttgtatacacgcattaaaatagtggtaaaaatttcaatttccctaaaattATTCCAAATTTCGAGACTTGACACCAAATGTTAGACCACCATCAAAGTGTTATGGGGTCTCCTCTTCCCAAAAACCAGCTCAAGGAATAAGATTTTTCTCATACTTATATAACCAAATCCAACTTAATTCCCCACATATATGGAATCTCAAGAGAAACAGTATTTACAATATCACTTTGAATCAAAATGGAATTCTTTAATGAATGACCAGGAGGCCTGAAGAATCCAATCAAGGCTTGAACCCACATGGCTCCATAAAGCGCTAGACCCAAAATTTGGTGATTGTTATCAACCGAATTCTCGAGGTTTTTGATGAACATGACAGCTCCAGTTGTCCCCAGAACCACTGAAAGTGTctgtaaaaacaataaaagaaaaaaagacattATTGAATAGCCAAGAATGACCAACTTGAGATGCAGTTTTGCATCGACTATCAtcgttaaaaatattaaaaattcataaagcAAGATTCTGCAGTaatagattgaattaaaaaacaacatgatCACTGCCTTTTCTTTTGATTCAAGACTAAATGATAGAAATGCTGTAACATTTTGGTTAAATAAATCAGTTCACGGTAATGATATTATCCTTTGGTCTTtgtaacacaaaaaaaatagcACATATGCTCTTTAATCAATCTTTTGTTATTATCTTTTAACGATATGAGATATAAATTGAGAAAAGAGTTATTTATTCTAGCAATCCATAAAATGCATCATCTTTTGGCATAAAGAAGTCAGTGTGCTATGATTacagaatattaaaaaaaggctACAAGTTACaagtctttcttcttttttttcattattctctTTGCTAAGATACAATCTTGCATTAGTTGTAGATTTGTGGCTACAGTGGTTGTTAGGGGTGCTCTACCGTACTCTAACAAGAGttagctcaaattcagtttaaattcataatattatttaaattattggagaaaaatttgttatcttaaagaagaagaaaaattgttaattagtAAGTTTTCTAATATAGTGACGCTAACGTAACAAGAGGGTTCGAGTCAATACAAATTCAAGCTAAAATTTTacagtttaaattcaattcatttgagCTAAACATTTATCCGAGTTCAAgtaactcaaattgaatccacTCTTGGGAATGAATATTGAATTGTTAATAATCCACAGATTTTTCAAGGATGTGGGGTTGACATTGCTAGGCTTTTTGGTTTCATAAACATAAAGTCGATGATCATCAGAAAGAAAGTTAATTGGTGGCTATATAGTGAACACTAATTAGAATTAATAGACTTATGTATTATACATGTCCAATACTTGCATGTCATTGAGATGTAATaccatatttcatatttaaattttaattaatttttctacgGAAACAATGTCGTGAATAACATTGCCaacagaataaataatattattgaatagaCAAACAAGTCAAATGCGAATTAAGCTAGAGAGCTCAAGCCCAACCGTGAGTTTGATCTAAATCAATTTGATCAAATTCATCcctattaataatttaatatgaatggATTGAATAAGACAATAATGAAGTAAATAATGATCTGTAAAAAGTGGAAGCATATGAGTCTCACCCTAACACCAATTAATAATAAGTCCAAGATCGGAGAAAGTGctataataagtataaattcaTGTGCTATAGCTTGGagatttatcaaaaatgaagatatCTAATACTATAGACTAGAGAGAATTAAATTGTGGATTGCTTCaacaaatattatatgattcCAAACACCGTGATGAATATGGGAAGAAAAGGTGGTAATCTCATCAACTCTTGTGGGATTGGACAAAAACATCAACCTTTTGAGCCCATGTACCTCTTTTAACAAATTGGTTTACCTTATTAGTTTTGTTGTGATTCAATAAtctactttgaatatataatttattacgattttgtttttttaactttacaaCTGA harbors:
- the LOC123192795 gene encoding terpene synthase 10-like codes for the protein MNPASTLTRLLPRSCSVVGTSSSNSVVPGRVQCSSAAKLSDEAIVRRSANYQPTIWGDDFVQSLKSHVGKSSEERAEKLKEEVRLTLDSAVDSVQQLELIDVLQRLGLSYQFEDEIKRILDRVYKNKHKQDSLYAVALEFRLLRQHYYDVSAEVFNGFSDEKGSFHSCGSDDCKGILFLYEAAFLLKEEESKMFHSVKNFAASYLKEYIKDKVGEDEYISKLVKHALELPLHWRVPRMEARWFIDVYETRHDFNPILLELAKLHFNTLQVMHQEDLKYVSSWWRNTGHGEKLSFARDRLLVNFFWALGLKPEARFGYFRWMLTKAGVLVTTIDDVYDVYGTMDELELFTHAIERWDVNAMEQLPDFMKICYLVLLNFVNDMALHVLKVHGVDIIPCLKKAWTDLCKIYLLEAKRYHSGHIPTLAEYMNNAWISVTGPLLLVHAYFLDTDPLTKEAIECLEEYSNIICWSSTILRLANDLGTSSDELERGDVAKSIQCYMHETGASEADGREHIGEMIAATWMKMNRDRLENPHLSTTFIDIAMNLGRMAQCMYQHGDGHGIEVGQTRDNVLSVLVNPIQIQSVDSSE